AGTGGATGTTATTGTGCAATTAATAATGTTTTAAAGAGAATTCTTCAGGAAATTGCAGAACAATACAGGTATATAGTTGTTGATAATGAAGCTGGAATGGAACATATAAGCAGAGGTATTGTAAATAAAATTGACCTTTTATTTATTGTAAGCACTCCTGCTAAAAGTAGCATTCAAGCTGCTCTGAGGATAAATGAGCTTACCAAAGAGCTCGGTATAACTCCAAAGAAGAAAGTCCTTATTATAAATATGGCTTTTAAAGAATTTGAGAATTCTGAAAAACAGGAACTTTTAAAACATTTTAATAAAATTCATTATGTTTTTTTTGATAAAGATTTTATGAAATTCAGTGAAACTGGCAGAAGCGTATTCAGCCTTTCTGAAGAAGAAGCTGTATGGAAAAACTTTAAAAAGATTTTGGAGGATGAAATTGAGTGAAAAATTTGACAAGCTTGTTGAAATAATGGAAATTCTACGCTCTGAAAAAGGTTGCCCCTGGGACAGAGTCCAAAATCATGACACTCTTAAAAGATATCTTCTTGAAGAAACATATGAACTTATAGAAGCAATTGAAAATAAAGATCCAAAATCTATAAAAGAAGAACTGGGAGATTTAATTCTTCAGATAGTTTTTCATAGTCAGATAGCAAAGGAACAGGGTAATTTTGATATAAACGATGTAATAGATTCAATTATTCAGAAAATGATAGGAAGGCATCCTCATGTATTTGGAGAGGCAGAGTTTAAAACTCCTGAAGAAGTTTTAAATCAGTGGGATGAAAGAAAAAAAGAAGAAGGTAAGCTTGGTAGTTCAATACTGGAAGGGATTCCTTTGGCACTTCCTTCATTGCTTAAAGCATACAAAATTCAGTCAAGGGTGGCAAAAGTTGGCTTTGATTGGGATAATGTTGATGGAGTGATTGATAAGATTAAAGAAGAACTCAAGGAAGTCCAAGAAGCTA
The Thermodesulfovibrio yellowstonii DSM 11347 DNA segment above includes these coding regions:
- a CDS encoding carbon monoxide dehydrogenase accessory protein CooC; translated protein: MSYFIVFAGKGGAGKSTLAALTVKYLLNRNSNPVLVVDADPNFCLPELLAVKVTETLASVRDNALKDKPEGMSLDEWLEIQINRIVEEAKGFDLIVMGRPEGSGCYCAINNVLKRILQEIAEQYRYIVVDNEAGMEHISRGIVNKIDLLFIVSTPAKSSIQAALRINELTKELGITPKKKVLIINMAFKEFENSEKQELLKHFNKIHYVFFDKDFMKFSETGRSVFSLSEEEAVWKNFKKILEDEIE
- the mazG gene encoding nucleoside triphosphate pyrophosphohydrolase — protein: MKLSEKFDKLVEIMEILRSEKGCPWDRVQNHDTLKRYLLEETYELIEAIENKDPKSIKEELGDLILQIVFHSQIAKEQGNFDINDVIDSIIQKMIGRHPHVFGEAEFKTPEEVLNQWDERKKEEGKLGSSILEGIPLALPSLLKAYKIQSRVAKVGFDWDNVDGVIDKIKEELKEVQEAIKIGEKIKIEEEIGDLLFSLVNLARFLRIDPETALRKTNRKFEKRFKRLEKLAQQKGKSLKDMTLSEMDSLWEEIKNSE